The proteins below are encoded in one region of Caloramator mitchellensis:
- the glgA gene encoding glycogen synthase GlgA, translating into MNILFATSESYPFLKTGGLADVAYALPRALRRLGIDARVIMPKYGDIKYEYSLMMKHIGHFNVQLGWRNQYCGVEYLEYDGIPFYFIDNEYYFKRGGAYGYSDDDERFVFFSRAVVEAINYIDFIPDVIHCNDWHTGAVPLLLKSTYSNSPNHKDIKSIFTIHNLRYQGVFDKKILWDLLGLDDYYYTDDRLKYYDGVSLMKAGIIYSDKVTTVSNTYAEEIKTPFYGEGLQGLLSAHSYKLLGIVNGIDYEVYNPLTDKYIYRNYDANNIEAKKENKMALQRELNLPVNPDIPMIGMVTRLTKQKGLDLIAQVMQEILEMDVQFVLLGTGDYIYEEAFKYFSRVFPSKISSNIRFSEELSRRIYASSDLFLMPSLFEPCGIGQLLALRYGSLPIVRETGGLKDTVKPYNEYTGEGNGFSFANYNAYEMLNIIRYAVTVYYNQKDAFDNLVVNAMKSDNSWDESAKLYIELYNSIGGTV; encoded by the coding sequence ATGAATATTCTGTTTGCTACATCTGAATCCTATCCATTCCTTAAAACAGGCGGACTTGCTGATGTTGCATATGCGCTGCCAAGGGCCTTAAGACGCCTTGGAATTGATGCAAGGGTTATTATGCCTAAGTATGGGGATATAAAATACGAATACTCGCTCATGATGAAGCACATCGGCCATTTTAATGTTCAACTTGGTTGGAGAAATCAATACTGTGGTGTTGAATATTTAGAATACGATGGTATTCCTTTTTACTTTATCGACAACGAATATTATTTTAAACGTGGTGGGGCATACGGATATTCTGATGATGATGAAAGATTTGTATTTTTTAGCCGCGCTGTAGTGGAAGCGATAAATTATATCGATTTTATTCCTGACGTAATCCACTGCAACGATTGGCACACTGGAGCCGTTCCTCTTTTATTGAAATCAACCTATAGCAACAGTCCTAACCATAAAGATATAAAATCGATATTTACAATTCATAATTTAAGGTATCAGGGAGTATTTGATAAAAAAATACTTTGGGACCTTTTAGGTCTTGATGATTATTATTACACTGATGACAGGCTCAAATATTATGATGGAGTTTCACTGATGAAGGCAGGTATAATTTATTCTGATAAGGTGACAACGGTCAGCAATACCTATGCAGAAGAGATTAAAACGCCTTTTTACGGAGAAGGACTTCAGGGGCTTTTGAGTGCTCATTCATATAAATTATTAGGTATAGTAAATGGAATTGACTATGAAGTTTATAACCCATTGACCGATAAGTATATATACAGGAATTATGATGCAAACAATATAGAAGCCAAGAAGGAAAACAAGATGGCGCTTCAAAGGGAGCTAAACCTTCCTGTTAATCCTGATATCCCGATGATTGGAATGGTTACAAGGCTAACAAAGCAAAAGGGGCTTGATTTAATCGCACAGGTAATGCAGGAAATACTGGAGATGGATGTGCAGTTTGTATTGCTTGGGACAGGAGATTATATTTACGAAGAAGCATTTAAGTATTTTTCAAGGGTATTCCCGTCTAAGATTTCATCAAATATTAGATTCAGCGAAGAACTATCCCGAAGGATATATGCATCTTCCGACCTGTTTTTAATGCCATCGCTTTTTGAACCTTGCGGAATCGGGCAGCTTCTTGCATTAAGATATGGAAGCCTTCCAATCGTTCGTGAGACTGGTGGTCTTAAGGATACGGTAAAGCCATATAATGAATACACAGGCGAGGGCAACGGCTTTTCATTTGCAAATTACAATGCATATGAAATGCTGAATATAATAAGATATGCAGTCACTGTTTATTACAATCAAAAGGACGCATTTGACAATTTAGTAGTAAACGCAATGAAATCAGACAACAGCTGGGATGAATCGGCTAAATTATATATAGAACTATACAACAGTATTGGGGGAACAGTTTAA
- a CDS encoding LTA synthase family protein gives MKLFKNIYFYYVLFAALFASKMIGFNVITDMGTNFRTILANAGFIMILIGFPMFFEKKNQIRILALINIVLDFILAVDLFYFDYYKNFFSFFSLRHAGQLGEVADSLAYLFKPIYFVLALEVILNIIIIILISKIEFKEENFSDKAVRIFALLLCGIFMLNSTFYLARKKDKWVLTAMYDKKFIVQNTGILGYHYFDFRKFSNENNFMKTLNVAQAKELNNLLQEKNNNKPAFYGKYEGKNLIIVQIEAFQHFLIDKKINGIEVTPNINRLKNEEIYLSNFYHEISNGGTSDAEFAANTGLLPLPSGAVYYLYPFNKYESIANKLKEKGYLTSAMHGNDAGFWNRATVYKTLGFDKFESIDKFNADEMVGIGLSDQSFFRQAVEKMKNYEKPFYSFLISISSHYPFNDKKFKDFDVGNLDGTLLGNYLQSAHYTDKAIGEFVDELKRTGLWDNSVVIFYGDHYAIPYGNKEQLEKAIGEKINDDIDWTNNQRVVSIMHIPDFEVKGEVSTVSGQADIAPTVADLFGFSLSKYVGEDIFNKSKEYVIFPDGSFIYRDKIYLQSQNKMFDMNTKSESNDYDIINYIKKLYDYSAMIIRNNL, from the coding sequence TTGAAGTTATTTAAAAATATATATTTTTATTATGTTCTATTTGCAGCATTGTTTGCTTCAAAAATGATTGGATTTAACGTAATAACCGACATGGGAACTAACTTCAGAACGATTTTGGCAAATGCAGGATTTATAATGATACTGATTGGATTTCCTATGTTTTTTGAAAAGAAAAATCAAATCAGAATATTAGCATTGATTAATATAGTTTTAGACTTCATATTGGCGGTTGACCTTTTCTACTTTGATTATTACAAAAATTTCTTTTCCTTCTTTTCACTAAGACACGCTGGGCAGTTAGGGGAAGTAGCAGATTCGCTTGCATACCTTTTTAAGCCCATATATTTTGTTTTAGCATTAGAAGTAATATTGAATATTATTATTATAATTCTAATTTCAAAGATTGAATTTAAAGAGGAGAATTTCTCGGATAAAGCAGTTAGAATATTTGCCCTTCTGCTTTGTGGAATATTTATGCTTAATTCTACATTTTATCTTGCAAGGAAGAAGGACAAGTGGGTTTTAACTGCAATGTATGATAAGAAGTTTATCGTGCAAAATACCGGAATACTTGGATATCATTATTTTGATTTTAGGAAGTTTTCGAATGAGAACAATTTTATGAAGACCTTAAATGTTGCTCAGGCAAAGGAACTGAATAATTTGCTTCAGGAAAAAAATAATAACAAGCCGGCTTTTTATGGAAAGTATGAGGGCAAAAATTTGATAATAGTCCAAATTGAAGCATTTCAACACTTTCTGATAGACAAAAAGATAAATGGTATCGAGGTAACTCCTAATATAAACAGATTAAAGAATGAAGAGATATATCTTTCAAATTTTTATCACGAGATATCTAATGGTGGAACAAGCGACGCAGAATTTGCTGCAAATACGGGGCTATTGCCACTTCCAAGCGGTGCTGTATATTATTTATACCCATTTAATAAATATGAGTCTATTGCAAACAAGTTAAAGGAAAAGGGATATCTAACTTCAGCTATGCATGGAAATGATGCAGGCTTTTGGAATAGAGCAACTGTGTATAAGACTCTTGGATTTGATAAATTTGAAAGTATAGATAAATTCAATGCCGATGAAATGGTTGGAATAGGGCTTTCTGACCAAAGTTTTTTCAGACAGGCTGTAGAAAAGATGAAAAACTACGAGAAACCATTTTATAGCTTTTTAATATCTATTTCCAGCCACTACCCCTTCAACGATAAAAAGTTTAAAGATTTTGATGTTGGCAATTTAGATGGGACACTTCTTGGAAATTATCTTCAGAGCGCCCACTATACAGACAAGGCCATAGGTGAGTTTGTTGATGAATTAAAGAGAACTGGACTTTGGGATAATTCTGTTGTGATTTTTTATGGAGACCACTATGCTATCCCTTATGGTAATAAGGAACAACTTGAAAAGGCTATAGGCGAGAAAATAAACGACGATATAGACTGGACAAACAATCAGAGGGTGGTGTCTATAATGCACATCCCTGATTTTGAAGTAAAGGGTGAAGTAAGCACTGTATCAGGGCAGGCAGATATTGCACCAACCGTAGCTGATTTGTTTGGATTCTCACTTAGTAAATATGTTGGAGAGGATATATTCAACAAATCCAAGGAATATGTAATCTTCCCTGATGGAAGTTTTATCTATAGGGATAAAATTTATCTTCAATCCCAGAACAAGATGTTCGATATGAATACTAAGTCTGAGTCAAACGATTATGATATAATCAATTATATTAAAAAGCTGTATGATTATTCGGCTATGATTATCAGGAACAATTTGTAA
- a CDS encoding spore coat protein codes for MLNEKALVNDALSMINSSLTSYSNAIAQCTNAQLRSTLQQIRNSDEQFQWDLYKLAEQKGYYKPARPADTADIQQVKSDLGTF; via the coding sequence ATGTTAAACGAAAAAGCACTTGTTAACGACGCACTTAGCATGATAAACAGCAGCTTAACTTCATATTCGAATGCTATAGCGCAATGCACAAACGCCCAATTAAGAAGCACCCTCCAACAAATTAGAAACAGCGACGAACAATTCCAATGGGATTTATACAAACTTGCTGAACAAAAGGGTTATTATAAGCCAGCTAGACCTGCTGACACAGCCGACATTCAACAGGTTAAATCAGACCTTGGAACATTCTAA
- a CDS encoding THUMP domain-containing class I SAM-dependent RNA methyltransferase produces MKYNIIVTCAFGIEGILADEIRKLGYEDLRVENGKVEFEGDERAVVRCNLWLRCADRVLIKIKEFEALTFEDLFQGTKSIRWGDILPKDAFIHVVGKSVKSQLFSVSDCQAIVKKAIIESMKNKYKIEWFEENGPTYKIEISLLKDIATLTLDTSGLGLHKRGYRELAGEAPLKETLASALIYISRWTPDRILADPFCGSGTIIIEAALMGKNIAPGLNREFAAEKWSGSNADLWRREREIAKESINDKEFLLLGSDIDGKVLKVARENAKKAGVENLVAFQKLSMDEFRSKKKYGVIITNPPYGERLMEKREVEKLYKKMGEVFSELETWSFFILTAHPEFQRHFGKRADRNRKLYNGKLLCYYYQYFGPLPPKR; encoded by the coding sequence ATGAAATACAACATTATAGTTACATGTGCATTTGGAATAGAAGGAATACTTGCGGATGAAATTAGAAAATTAGGATACGAGGATTTGAGGGTTGAAAACGGCAAAGTTGAGTTTGAGGGCGATGAAAGGGCGGTAGTAAGGTGCAACCTGTGGCTAAGGTGTGCCGATAGGGTGCTTATCAAGATAAAGGAATTTGAAGCGCTGACCTTTGAAGATTTGTTTCAGGGGACTAAATCTATAAGATGGGGAGACATTCTTCCAAAGGATGCTTTCATTCATGTTGTCGGAAAATCTGTTAAGTCTCAGCTTTTTAGCGTTTCAGACTGCCAGGCTATTGTAAAGAAGGCAATTATAGAGTCTATGAAGAATAAATATAAAATAGAGTGGTTTGAGGAAAATGGGCCTACATATAAAATTGAAATATCGCTATTGAAGGATATAGCTACATTGACGCTGGATACTTCGGGGTTAGGGCTTCACAAAAGGGGTTACAGGGAGCTTGCTGGGGAGGCACCTTTAAAGGAGACTTTGGCATCAGCCCTTATATACATTAGCCGATGGACTCCTGATAGAATACTTGCAGACCCGTTTTGTGGAAGTGGAACAATAATAATTGAAGCAGCGCTTATGGGGAAAAACATTGCACCTGGATTAAACCGAGAGTTTGCTGCAGAAAAGTGGTCTGGTTCAAATGCTGATTTGTGGAGGCGGGAGAGAGAGATTGCAAAGGAGAGCATAAACGATAAGGAGTTTTTGTTATTGGGTTCTGACATCGATGGTAAGGTTTTAAAGGTAGCAAGGGAAAACGCTAAAAAGGCTGGAGTGGAAAATTTAGTAGCCTTTCAAAAACTTTCTATGGACGAATTCAGGTCCAAAAAGAAATATGGTGTAATTATTACAAATCCGCCCTATGGGGAAAGATTGATGGAAAAGAGAGAAGTTGAAAAGCTTTACAAAAAAATGGGTGAAGTTTTTTCAGAACTTGAGACTTGGTCTTTTTTCATATTAACTGCTCACCCGGAATTTCAAAGGCATTTTGGCAAAAGGGCTGATAGGAATAGAAAATTATATAATGGCAAACTTCTTTGCTATTATTATCAATATTTTGGGCCGCTACCTCCAAAAAGATAA
- a CDS encoding glycosyltransferase family 2 protein, producing the protein MEKFFIWAFYLFQIYIILLTYYYNIISIFGLFPEKSRKDKRPQKRFALAIAAHNEEKVIGQIIDNLNLLDYPRELYDIFVISDNSSDNTANIAKEMGAIVFERFNDKEKGKGYAIKWFLEKLFSMDKEYDAVAIFDADNLVSVNFLKKMNNNLIKGHKVIQAYLDSKNPDDTWITISYALAYWTMNRMFQLARKKLNLYAALGGTGFVVSTDVLKEIGWDAMSLTEDLEFTMKCILRGIKPVWEHNARVYDEKPLTFKASFRQRVRWLQGHWDCAFRYSYPLIKKSLKDRSFAAFDAFIYLIQPARILVYGFVLMAAVLKIFFPGLYFSKIILPAQYWYFSLFFGYGLPIIILLIEKIPFKRILGLLVYPLFGLSWIPISLLGLIRRNQKNWTHTIHGRTVNNDEFKQLVEQLDKG; encoded by the coding sequence ATGGAAAAGTTTTTTATTTGGGCTTTTTATTTATTTCAGATTTATATAATTTTGCTGACATATTACTACAATATAATATCGATTTTTGGTCTTTTTCCTGAAAAAAGTAGAAAGGATAAAAGGCCTCAAAAAAGATTTGCACTTGCAATAGCTGCTCACAACGAAGAAAAGGTAATAGGGCAGATTATAGACAATTTGAATTTATTGGACTATCCAAGGGAGCTTTATGATATTTTTGTCATAAGCGACAATAGCAGCGATAACACAGCGAATATAGCAAAGGAAATGGGAGCCATTGTTTTTGAAAGATTTAACGATAAGGAAAAAGGCAAAGGTTATGCGATAAAGTGGTTTTTGGAAAAGCTGTTTTCAATGGATAAAGAATACGATGCAGTAGCAATATTTGATGCCGACAATCTTGTTTCGGTAAACTTTTTAAAGAAGATGAACAATAATCTAATAAAAGGGCACAAGGTAATTCAGGCATACCTTGACAGCAAGAATCCAGATGATACATGGATTACAATATCTTACGCACTTGCATATTGGACTATGAATCGTATGTTCCAGCTTGCAAGAAAGAAACTTAATCTTTACGCTGCGCTAGGTGGGACAGGCTTTGTGGTATCCACCGATGTTTTAAAGGAAATCGGATGGGACGCCATGAGCTTAACCGAAGATTTGGAGTTTACCATGAAGTGTATTTTAAGAGGAATAAAGCCTGTTTGGGAGCACAACGCAAGGGTATATGATGAAAAACCTTTAACATTTAAGGCATCCTTCAGGCAAAGGGTTAGATGGCTTCAGGGGCACTGGGACTGTGCCTTTAGATATTCCTATCCTTTAATCAAAAAAAGCTTAAAGGATAGAAGCTTTGCAGCGTTTGATGCATTCATATATTTAATTCAGCCAGCCAGAATTCTGGTATACGGATTTGTGCTTATGGCTGCTGTTTTAAAGATATTTTTCCCTGGACTTTATTTTTCAAAGATTATTTTGCCAGCGCAATACTGGTATTTCAGCTTATTCTTTGGATATGGACTGCCAATTATAATTCTTTTAATAGAAAAAATACCATTCAAAAGGATACTTGGACTTTTAGTATATCCATTATTTGGTCTTTCTTGGATACCAATAAGCCTTTTAGGATTGATAAGAAGAAATCAAAAAAATTGGACGCATACAATACACGGCAGAACGGTAAATAATGATGAGTTTAAACAGCTTGTTGAACAATTAGACAAGGGGTGA
- a CDS encoding glycogen/starch/alpha-glucan phosphorylase, with the protein MQLDKERIKSDFERKLISLFAEDIKDASRLHKYVALGEIIKEYTFENWLKSNKKYIKGDVKQIYYFSMEFLIGRLLENNLINLGIRDLVAEALDDLGLSLEELEMEERDAGLGNGGLGRLAACFLDSMASLGISGHGNGIRYKYGLFEQKIVNGYQVEVPDNWLKDGYVWEVRRADRAVIVNFGGNVRFDIVDGRLKAIHENYESVLAVPYDVPVVGYGNNVVNTLRLWSAEPVGSEFDFSSFSMGDYARAMEYKYSVESITSVLYPDDRTEKGRMLRLKQEYFFVSAGVQSIVRTYKKKGKPIKHFAKYCAIHINDTHPALAIPELMRILIDEENLTWEEAWDITVNTMAYTNHTIMAEALEKWSVDMFKSLLPRIWTIVEEINRRFCQELVEKYKDDWKRIDEMLIIKDGFVKMANLAIVGSHSVNGVAKLHTKILKEQELKLFNEYYTGKFNNKTNGITHRRWLLDSNPKLARLLNETIGDGWIKNPNQLIEFKKFAKDKSIQQKFEAVKQSNKIELSRFIKNRYGINVDPDSIFDIQAKRLHGYKRQLLNALHILDLYNRLKENRNLDIYPRTFIFSAKAFPGYVLAKEIIKFINTLANKINNDEDIDDKIKVVFLENYGVSLAEKIIPCANVSEQISTASKEASGTGNMKFMMNGAITIGTLDGANVEIKEAVGDENIVIFGMTADEVIELYKNGSYKSLELYYSDERIKRVIDQLMNGYLDVPGSEFMNIYNHLITNNDEFFVLKDFYAYADAQMKIDNLFRDKSKWNEMAIINVASSGIFSSDNTIKRYAEDIWGIDV; encoded by the coding sequence ATGCAATTGGATAAGGAAAGGATAAAGTCCGATTTTGAAAGGAAATTAATATCTCTTTTTGCTGAGGATATAAAGGATGCCTCAAGGCTGCATAAATATGTTGCCCTTGGTGAAATAATTAAGGAATATACATTTGAAAACTGGCTAAAATCAAATAAAAAGTATATAAAAGGCGATGTAAAACAAATTTATTACTTTTCAATGGAGTTTTTAATTGGAAGGCTTCTTGAAAATAATTTGATAAATCTTGGAATTAGAGATTTGGTTGCGGAAGCTTTAGATGATTTAGGATTGTCCCTCGAAGAACTCGAAATGGAGGAGAGGGATGCAGGGCTTGGAAACGGAGGACTTGGAAGGCTTGCAGCCTGCTTTTTAGATTCCATGGCCAGCCTTGGCATATCGGGGCACGGAAATGGTATCAGATACAAATACGGTTTGTTTGAACAAAAGATTGTTAATGGATATCAGGTAGAGGTGCCCGACAACTGGTTGAAGGATGGATATGTGTGGGAAGTTAGAAGAGCAGACAGGGCGGTAATAGTTAATTTTGGAGGAAACGTAAGGTTTGATATTGTTGATGGAAGGCTGAAGGCAATCCATGAAAATTACGAATCTGTCCTTGCCGTTCCATATGATGTTCCCGTTGTTGGGTATGGCAACAATGTAGTTAATACCTTAAGGCTCTGGAGCGCTGAGCCCGTTGGAAGCGAGTTTGATTTTTCAAGTTTTTCAATGGGAGATTATGCAAGGGCAATGGAGTATAAATATTCTGTTGAATCGATTACAAGCGTTCTATACCCAGACGACAGGACAGAAAAGGGAAGGATGCTAAGACTTAAGCAGGAATATTTCTTTGTAAGCGCTGGTGTTCAAAGTATAGTCAGAACCTATAAGAAAAAGGGAAAGCCAATTAAACATTTTGCAAAATATTGTGCTATTCATATTAACGACACACATCCTGCGCTTGCTATTCCTGAGCTTATGAGGATATTAATAGATGAGGAAAATTTGACATGGGAAGAGGCATGGGATATAACCGTTAATACCATGGCATATACAAATCATACTATTATGGCAGAAGCCCTTGAAAAGTGGTCAGTCGATATGTTTAAATCCCTTCTTCCAAGGATTTGGACTATAGTTGAGGAAATAAACAGAAGATTTTGCCAGGAGCTTGTTGAAAAATATAAGGATGATTGGAAAAGAATAGATGAGATGCTGATTATTAAGGATGGATTTGTCAAAATGGCTAATCTGGCTATTGTAGGAAGCCATTCTGTAAACGGTGTTGCAAAACTGCATACTAAAATATTAAAGGAACAGGAATTAAAGCTTTTTAATGAGTATTATACAGGAAAGTTTAACAACAAGACAAATGGAATTACCCATAGAAGGTGGCTATTAGATTCCAATCCAAAATTAGCAAGGTTATTAAACGAGACAATTGGGGATGGATGGATTAAAAATCCAAATCAATTGATTGAGTTTAAGAAGTTTGCAAAGGATAAATCTATTCAACAAAAGTTTGAAGCAGTAAAACAATCAAATAAAATTGAACTTTCAAGGTTTATTAAAAACAGATATGGAATAAACGTTGACCCCGATTCTATTTTTGATATTCAAGCTAAAAGACTGCACGGATATAAGAGGCAGCTTTTAAACGCTCTTCATATTTTAGACCTTTACAACAGGCTGAAGGAGAATAGGAATTTGGATATTTATCCAAGGACATTTATATTCAGCGCAAAGGCATTCCCGGGGTATGTCCTGGCAAAGGAAATAATAAAGTTTATAAATACTCTTGCAAACAAGATTAACAATGATGAGGATATTGATGATAAAATAAAGGTTGTTTTTCTAGAAAATTATGGCGTATCTTTAGCGGAAAAGATAATACCCTGCGCAAATGTCAGCGAGCAGATTTCAACAGCTTCAAAGGAAGCATCGGGGACAGGAAATATGAAGTTTATGATGAACGGTGCTATAACCATCGGAACGCTTGATGGTGCAAATGTTGAGATAAAAGAAGCTGTTGGAGATGAAAATATAGTTATTTTTGGAATGACGGCAGATGAAGTCATTGAGCTCTATAAGAATGGCTCTTACAAATCATTGGAGCTTTATTACTCAGATGAAAGAATAAAAAGAGTTATCGACCAGCTGATGAACGGATATTTGGATGTCCCAGGCAGTGAGTTTATGAATATTTACAACCATCTTATAACCAACAACGATGAGTTTTTTGTGCTTAAGGACTTTTACGCCTATGCCGATGCCCAGATGAAGATTGATAATCTATTCAGGGATAAGAGCAAATGGAACGAGATGGCGATTATAAATGTCGCATCATCAGGGATATTCTCGAGCGATAACACGATTAAAAGATACGCTGAGGATATATGGGGAATTGATGTATAA
- the glgD gene encoding glucose-1-phosphate adenylyltransferase subunit GlgD: MLRDYMGVIVLNEDESNIRSLTLNRPLASIPIFGRYRVIDFVLSNMVNAGLTNVGIFVETNSRSLVDHIGTGKPWDLNRKIDGLYIFNHTLRGMIHDDIKVFKNNMEYFYRSRKEKVILARSRMIMNINLEKVAQFHEESGADVTIVSKRVKNSDMYTNCDILNLDENGKVLSVGRNIGLDNEMNVSAEVFIMSKEFFIQAVYSCMQEGTCSSVMEYVYKNVQKHDIRAYEFEGYLGCINSVSSYYKVSMDFLNYEIMRELCGRNGNIYTKSYDSPPTKYLNGANVSNSIMASGSIVKGMVTNSIVSRRVIIEEGAEIIDSIIFSRCTIGKNVKLKNVILDKNVIIEDDKVLIGDNKYPIVIEKGSRIEL, encoded by the coding sequence ATCCCTATATTTGGCAGGTATAGGGTTATAGACTTTGTTCTATCAAACATGGTTAATGCCGGTTTAACCAACGTAGGCATTTTTGTTGAGACGAATTCGCGCTCTCTTGTTGACCATATAGGAACAGGGAAACCATGGGACCTTAATAGAAAAATAGATGGTCTTTATATATTCAACCACACTCTAAGGGGTATGATTCACGATGATATAAAGGTCTTTAAGAATAACATGGAATATTTTTATAGAAGCAGAAAAGAAAAGGTAATTCTTGCTCGTTCAAGGATGATTATGAATATAAATCTTGAAAAGGTTGCACAGTTCCACGAAGAAAGCGGAGCTGATGTTACAATTGTTTCAAAAAGGGTAAAGAATAGCGACATGTATACAAATTGCGATATACTTAACCTTGATGAAAATGGAAAAGTATTAAGCGTTGGAAGAAATATTGGGCTTGACAACGAAATGAATGTTTCGGCAGAGGTTTTTATAATGAGCAAGGAATTTTTCATCCAGGCAGTTTACAGCTGCATGCAGGAAGGAACATGCTCAAGTGTTATGGAATATGTATATAAAAATGTTCAAAAACATGATATAAGGGCATATGAGTTTGAAGGATATTTAGGCTGCATAAATTCCGTTTCATCATATTATAAAGTATCGATGGACTTTTTAAATTATGAAATAATGAGAGAACTGTGCGGAAGAAACGGAAACATTTATACTAAATCCTATGATTCACCTCCAACAAAATATTTAAATGGAGCTAACGTCTCCAATTCGATAATGGCAAGTGGAAGCATTGTAAAGGGAATGGTAACAAATAGTATAGTTTCAAGAAGAGTAATAATTGAAGAAGGGGCAGAAATAATCGATTCAATTATTTTTTCAAGATGCACGATAGGCAAGAACGTAAAACTAAAGAATGTTATCCTGGATAAGAATGTAATAATAGAGGATGACAAGGTGCTGATTGGTGACAATAAATACCCAATCGTAATTGAAAAGGGAAGTAGAATTGAACTGTGA
- a CDS encoding WecB/TagA/CpsF family glycosyltransferase, protein MLVEMFGMNIYANSLHDLINELDVLNYRVILSANPEIVQCINKNKIKFDDDVMFIPDGIGTVYAVRLVKGISIKKIAGIDFLYEILNISKDRDYKIYFLGARPYVVERAAKRAVEEFGAKITGFHHGYFNDDELDKIIADINNSGADFLFVGLGCPKQEKFILQNKDRIKAKYLVTVGGSFDVLSGSAKRAPKWMIDLGLEWLYRTFRQPVRIFRLRRIATFLIRTILNL, encoded by the coding sequence ATGCTTGTGGAAATGTTTGGTATGAATATATATGCGAATTCATTGCATGACCTTATCAATGAATTGGATGTTTTAAATTATAGGGTGATATTGTCAGCAAATCCTGAAATAGTCCAGTGCATTAACAAAAATAAAATTAAGTTTGATGACGATGTTATGTTTATTCCTGATGGAATTGGAACTGTTTACGCGGTAAGACTTGTTAAAGGGATAAGCATTAAAAAGATAGCTGGAATTGATTTTTTATATGAGATATTAAATATTTCTAAGGATAGGGATTACAAAATATACTTTTTAGGGGCCAGACCCTACGTAGTAGAAAGGGCTGCTAAAAGGGCGGTTGAAGAGTTTGGAGCTAAAATAACGGGTTTTCACCATGGATATTTTAATGATGATGAGCTGGATAAAATTATAGCTGATATCAATAACAGCGGTGCAGACTTTTTGTTTGTTGGGCTTGGATGTCCAAAGCAGGAAAAGTTTATACTTCAAAACAAAGATAGGATAAAGGCAAAATACTTGGTTACAGTTGGAGGAAGTTTTGATGTATTGTCAGGCAGCGCTAAAAGGGCGCCTAAATGGATGATTGACCTTGGATTAGAGTGGCTGTATAGAACTTTTAGACAACCTGTTAGAATATTTAGGCTAAGAAGAATAGCCACTTTTCTTATAAGAACAATTTTGAATCTTTAA